From Fibrobacter sp.:
AAGGAGATAAGGAAACGTTACAGATAGTCAGAAAATCTCTTCTCTGTCAAATCTCCATACCAGAAACAGATAAAAACCTGCGCTGTAAAGGGCTACATTCAGTGCTGGATGAACGGGGCTTGAGCTCCTGAAAACTGTATCCTGAATAAGAGATGTGGCATAGTACTGAAGTGCTGTCAGTTTCGGCCATAACATCACCCATAATGATGTCTTGATCTCTTCCTGCATACCAATGATAGATCTTGCAGCCTGGGATTGTGCCAACGCGTAAAAAGAATCCATTGCAAAGCTGATTACCGCAATCCCTATTCCCAGAAGCGCAGCAATTACATCTGGCATTAGAAACGCAAAAAAAGAGACAGACACCACTGCAAAAAAGATGTTAAACGCAACAATCATCGATGCCGGAAGAAACCAGGCAATACGGCCGCCGGTATTAAAAAGCATAATAAGGTAAACCGAAAAATGCAGGATAAATGTAAAGCCGTATGAGAGCAGAAAAATCCCGGTAATTTTACCTGAAACGTACTGGATTCTGCTAACTGGTTTTGACAACACAGAAACAGCCATTCCGTTTTCCCTGTCACGCCTGAAAACCCTCATCGACAGGAGAACCGCGATAAGAACACCAGCGGCTGATATCAGATGAAAAGCCCAGAGTGAGGCATGCCACCCCATTGTCACAGAATCAACTCTCTGTCCATTGACAAACATA
This genomic window contains:
- a CDS encoding ABC transporter permease, producing MRTGQKLRNLIHTALFTINDELHYRSFYILTIISVLFVIMLRGCFSSDMFVNGQRVDSVTMGWHASLWAFHLISAAGVLIAVLLSMRVFRRDRENGMAVSVLSKPVSRIQYVSGKITGIFLLSYGFTFILHFSVYLIMLFNTGGRIAWFLPASMIVAFNIFFAVVSVSFFAFLMPDVIAALLGIGIAVISFAMDSFYALAQSQAARSIIGMQEEIKTSLWVMLWPKLTALQYYATSLIQDTVFRSSSPVHPALNVALYSAGFYLFLVWRFDREEIF